Proteins from a single region of Flavobacterium sp. K5-23:
- a CDS encoding GNAT family N-acetyltransferase → MAIQWQIKAFEGLSVHELYDLLRLRSEIFVVEQNCVYLDLDGKDKVALHLFAEYEGKIVAYARLFKAGISFDNASIGRVVVDANYRDRKWGHDLMREAISGIAHHFGESQITIGAQLYLKKFYESHGFVQTSEMYLEDDIPHIEMKRE, encoded by the coding sequence ATGGCTATACAGTGGCAAATAAAGGCTTTTGAGGGGCTTTCAGTGCATGAATTATATGATTTACTGAGATTAAGAAGCGAGATCTTTGTCGTGGAGCAAAACTGTGTTTATTTGGACCTCGACGGAAAGGATAAAGTGGCGCTACATCTTTTCGCAGAATATGAAGGGAAAATTGTGGCATATGCCCGTCTTTTTAAAGCAGGAATTAGTTTTGATAATGCATCAATAGGCAGGGTAGTTGTCGATGCCAATTATCGAGACAGGAAATGGGGACATGATTTAATGAGGGAGGCAATTTCCGGAATCGCACATCATTTTGGCGAAAGCCAGATTACAATAGGAGCTCAATTATACTTAAAAAAATTCTACGAAAGTCACGGTTTTGTTCAAACAAGCGAGATGTATCTGGAAGATGATATTCCACATATTGAGATGAAACGAGAATAA